The Acidobacteriota bacterium genome has a window encoding:
- the lptC gene encoding LPS export ABC transporter periplasmic protein LptC: MSNWLTLYRKRILQTLSMTVLLVIIGVIVTAFVRGVRKPAPKLPPPPAPSLGAQVISVTEGYDYVVTAEGKPSYRVKAARDTAYSDGRHELEQLTLIAYATDGKEKAQIVADHGVYRQQEGEAQFTGHVKMTDAEGLEVTSEKLNYNQIKQVAATDVAVQFKRGEMSGSSIGAVFYAQTKVIDLSKDAHLVKEHVEKGKGGPPVEVRGGWGGYDGVKGLIRFEGAVVVSQGTQEGRADAMNGFLDAATKKKLERIELRGNSFLKDGRKGNQAEAQARDMDFFFDGEQQLTKAVAVGAATARSLEPDAPRELSAERVEALYAPSPQGSNLQSTSTQGRTVLKMVEMNAKQPAKSAERVLEADAVQTTFSADGRFLQRAEANGNAWLTITPLLVTPKSERQKLHAAKFNVDYFETGNAIKTFVADGNAVAEFEPLQVAPEVSKDAAKSKDKANPVKQGNRTLNGQKLTANLQQQTQEITDLTAEGEVKYTDGDRNATAARGVYEAATQTVAMRGKPLLWDATARTNADEIDANLDTGESQARGHVRTTYYSRETTGGAAPFKKSKAPVTIAADRAVVRHREGAARYLGNARAWQDDDFVRGDNMELDKGERAMHAWGNVQSAFYGMEREIEKGKKEIVPVFVSAEKLDYADESRTAHYEGKVKIRQGSDQIDAAVADALMDQENKLSKMTATREVVLTQPQRRGQGDLLVYTAADDAAVLTGNLAQVEDREREVTTKGARLTLHLRDARIEADDVSGTKRVKTTHRIQR; this comes from the coding sequence ATGAGCAACTGGTTGACGTTGTACCGTAAGCGGATTTTGCAAACGCTGTCCATGACGGTGCTGCTGGTAATTATCGGGGTGATAGTCACGGCTTTTGTGCGGGGCGTGCGCAAACCCGCCCCGAAATTACCCCCACCCCCTGCGCCGAGCCTGGGCGCGCAAGTGATTTCGGTAACGGAAGGCTACGATTACGTAGTGACAGCCGAGGGCAAGCCCAGTTACCGCGTGAAAGCGGCGCGTGACACGGCGTATTCCGATGGGCGGCACGAATTGGAGCAGTTGACCTTGATTGCCTATGCGACCGATGGCAAAGAGAAAGCTCAGATCGTGGCCGATCATGGCGTCTATCGCCAGCAGGAAGGTGAGGCGCAATTCACCGGGCACGTCAAAATGACCGATGCCGAAGGATTGGAAGTCACCAGCGAGAAACTCAATTACAACCAGATCAAACAAGTCGCGGCCACCGATGTGGCGGTGCAATTCAAACGTGGCGAGATGAGCGGCTCATCCATCGGCGCAGTCTTTTATGCGCAGACGAAGGTGATTGATCTGAGCAAGGATGCGCATTTGGTCAAAGAGCATGTCGAAAAAGGGAAGGGCGGGCCGCCGGTTGAAGTGCGCGGCGGCTGGGGCGGTTACGATGGTGTCAAAGGCTTGATCCGGTTTGAAGGCGCGGTCGTCGTGTCGCAGGGCACGCAGGAAGGGCGCGCCGACGCGATGAATGGCTTTCTGGATGCGGCGACCAAGAAAAAACTGGAGCGCATCGAATTGCGCGGGAATTCCTTTTTGAAAGATGGGCGGAAGGGCAACCAGGCCGAGGCCCAAGCCCGTGATATGGATTTCTTTTTTGACGGCGAGCAACAGTTGACGAAGGCCGTGGCTGTGGGTGCAGCCACAGCGCGCTCGCTGGAACCGGACGCGCCGCGCGAATTGAGCGCCGAGCGCGTCGAAGCGCTTTATGCGCCTTCACCCCAAGGCAGCAATTTGCAATCCACTTCGACCCAAGGCCGCACCGTGTTGAAGATGGTCGAAATGAACGCCAAGCAACCCGCCAAAAGCGCCGAGCGGGTCTTGGAAGCCGATGCCGTGCAGACCACCTTTTCGGCGGACGGCAGATTTTTGCAACGCGCCGAAGCCAATGGGAATGCCTGGTTGACGATTACGCCGTTGCTGGTGACGCCGAAATCCGAACGGCAGAAGCTGCACGCCGCCAAATTCAACGTGGACTATTTCGAAACCGGCAACGCCATCAAGACCTTTGTCGCGGACGGCAATGCCGTAGCCGAATTCGAACCCTTACAAGTTGCGCCAGAAGTCAGCAAAGATGCAGCAAAAAGCAAAGATAAGGCCAATCCCGTGAAGCAAGGCAACCGCACCTTGAACGGCCAGAAGCTGACCGCCAATCTGCAGCAGCAGACGCAGGAAATCACCGATCTCACCGCCGAGGGTGAGGTCAAATATACCGATGGCGACCGCAATGCCACGGCGGCGCGCGGTGTTTATGAAGCCGCGACGCAAACGGTCGCCATGCGTGGCAAGCCCTTGTTGTGGGATGCTACTGCGCGCACAAATGCGGATGAGATTGACGCGAACCTGGACACGGGCGAGAGCCAGGCGCGGGGGCATGTGCGCACGACCTATTACAGCCGCGAAACGACCGGCGGCGCGGCGCCTTTTAAGAAAAGCAAAGCACCTGTGACGATTGCCGCCGACCGCGCCGTGGTGCGGCATCGCGAGGGGGCGGCGCGCTATCTGGGCAATGCGCGCGCCTGGCAGGATGACGATTTTGTGCGCGGTGACAACATGGAGTTGGACAAGGGCGAACGCGCCATGCACGCTTGGGGGAACGTCCAATCGGCGTTTTATGGTATGGAACGGGAAATTGAGAAGGGGAAGAAAGAAATCGTCCCCGTCTTTGTCAGCGCCGAAAAGCTGGATTATGCCGATGAATCGCGCACCGCGCATTACGAAGGCAAAGTGAAAATCCGGCAGGGCAGCGACCAGATTGATGCGGCGGTGGCAGATGCATTGATGGATCAGGAAAATAAATTATCCAAAATGACGGCGACCCGCGAGGTCGTGTTGACACAACCGCAGCGGCGCGGACAGGGCGATTTGCTGGTGTATACGGCAGCCGATGATGCGGCGGTGCTGACCGGCAACCTGGCGCAAGTGGAAGACCGCGAGCGCGAAGTGACGACAAAAGGCGCCCGATTGACGCTCCATTTACGCGATGCTAGGATTGAAGCCGATGATGTGAGCGGCACGAAACGCGTGAAAACAACCCATCGAATACAGCGTTAA